One part of the [Synechococcus] sp. NIES-970 genome encodes these proteins:
- the gnd gene encoding 6-phosphogluconate dehydrogenase, decarboxylating, protein MTKRTFGVIGLAVMGENLALNVERNGFPIAVYNRTASKTEEFMATRAVGKDIKAAYSLEEFVQLLERPRKILVMVKAGAPVDYVINDLKPLLEPGDMIIDGGNSLYEDTERRTQDLEATGLGFVGMGVSGGEEGALNGPSLMPGGTEAAYRELEPILTKIAAQVDDGPCVTFIGPGGAGHYVKMVHNGIEYGDMQLIAEAYDLLANAAKLNHTELHEVFSEWNETDELNSFLIEITADIFKKIDPETKQPLVELILDSAGQKGTGRWTVVSSLELGVPIPTIYAAVNARVMSAYKDERTAAALELPAPERVYRGDIKTFINQVRDALYCSKMCSYAQGMALLAKASAEYGYNLNLGETARIWKGGCIIQAGFLDKIKTAYVENPNLPNLLLAPEFKQSIIDRQAAWRTVILAANELGIAVPAFSASLDYFDSYRRARLPQNLTQAQRDYFGAHTYERTDKARGEFFHTAWTE, encoded by the coding sequence ATGACTAAACGAACCTTTGGCGTCATCGGCCTCGCCGTAATGGGAGAAAACCTGGCTCTCAACGTTGAACGCAACGGCTTTCCCATTGCAGTGTACAACCGCACCGCCAGCAAAACCGAAGAATTCATGGCGACCCGAGCTGTCGGCAAAGACATCAAAGCAGCCTATAGCCTCGAAGAATTTGTCCAGCTCCTAGAGCGACCCCGCAAAATTTTGGTGATGGTCAAAGCCGGCGCTCCTGTTGACTATGTTATTAATGACCTTAAACCCCTCCTCGAACCGGGAGACATGATCATCGATGGCGGTAACTCCCTCTATGAAGACACCGAGCGCCGCACACAAGATCTAGAAGCTACAGGTCTAGGCTTCGTCGGGATGGGAGTCAGCGGCGGTGAAGAAGGTGCTCTCAATGGCCCTAGCTTAATGCCTGGTGGCACAGAAGCTGCCTACCGCGAATTAGAGCCAATCCTTACAAAAATCGCTGCCCAAGTTGATGATGGCCCCTGCGTCACCTTTATCGGGCCTGGTGGTGCAGGCCACTACGTCAAGATGGTGCACAACGGCATCGAATACGGTGATATGCAACTCATCGCCGAAGCCTATGATCTTCTGGCCAATGCCGCCAAACTAAATCACACTGAGCTCCACGAAGTTTTTTCGGAGTGGAACGAAACGGACGAGTTAAATTCTTTTCTCATTGAAATTACTGCTGATATCTTCAAAAAGATTGACCCGGAAACCAAGCAACCCCTCGTGGAATTGATCCTTGATAGCGCGGGCCAAAAGGGAACAGGCCGTTGGACGGTGGTCAGCTCCCTAGAGTTGGGGGTGCCGATTCCAACGATTTACGCGGCTGTAAATGCCAGGGTGATGTCTGCCTATAAAGATGAACGCACTGCTGCCGCCCTAGAACTCCCTGCGCCAGAGCGGGTCTATCGGGGTGATATTAAAACCTTTATCAACCAAGTGCGGGATGCTCTCTACTGCTCGAAGATGTGTTCCTATGCCCAGGGAATGGCTCTTTTAGCGAAAGCTTCGGCAGAGTATGGCTACAATCTGAACCTGGGTGAAACGGCCCGGATTTGGAAAGGGGGCTGCATCATTCAAGCGGGCTTTTTAGACAAAATCAAGACCGCTTATGTGGAGAATCCGAACTTACCCAATTTACTGCTTGCACCGGAGTTTAAGCAGTCGATTATCGATCGCCAAGCGGCATGGCGGACAGTGATCCTGGCAGCCAATGAATTAGGGATCGCGGTTCCGGCATTTAGCGCGTCGCTGGATTATTTTGATAGCTACCGTCGGGCACGGCTACCCCAAAACCTCACCCAAGCGCAGCGGGATTACTTCGGGGCTCATACCTACGAGCGGACGGATAAAGCCCGGGGAGAATTTTTCCATACCGCTTGGACAGAGTAG
- a CDS encoding hypothetical protein (conserved hypothetical protein) has protein sequence MVATTSQLISQAQAFRWLDQIIAAAESDGVAIAIEEQESSLGRFGENQIRQNLQKNQFEISITSYFGARSASVTTVEQDWEGILAALRRSEALAKIAPVDPEWVPLLGPQVYGDRLAKFDQKTAQVSPLQRGELIRQVCQWSEAAGVNGSGILSTKAKVYALGNSAGLRACDRLTQAEFSYTAKIEDGSSWGSRTAWGLDQLPIEQIVLGTIQQARLSQKPRRVEPGTYPVVLGAGAVANLVPRLVWSMSARAAAEGRSFFSNADGGDRLGEKLFSSLINLARDPAHPLLQTSAFGGEGLPCDHLAIATDGVPVNLSYDRYWAKKTGRTPTGSFFPLVMAGSDQSLADLIAQTERGIFINRAWYVQTVNSKTLEFTGMTRDGTFWIENGKLAYPIYNLRFNQSLPDLLCDVEAIAFPERHGSTVVPALKAKNFHFSSITESI, from the coding sequence ATGGTTGCGACGACATCACAGTTGATTTCCCAGGCACAGGCTTTTAGGTGGCTGGACCAGATTATTGCAGCGGCGGAATCCGATGGGGTGGCGATCGCCATCGAGGAACAGGAATCTTCCCTGGGGCGTTTTGGGGAAAATCAGATCCGCCAGAATCTTCAGAAAAACCAGTTTGAAATTTCAATTACTAGCTACTTCGGTGCTCGCAGCGCCAGTGTGACAACGGTGGAACAAGATTGGGAAGGGATTCTCGCTGCCCTACGTCGCAGTGAAGCCCTCGCGAAAATTGCCCCCGTGGATCCAGAATGGGTTCCCCTTTTAGGGCCGCAAGTCTATGGCGATCGCCTGGCCAAATTTGATCAGAAAACGGCTCAAGTTTCACCGTTACAACGGGGGGAATTGATTCGCCAGGTATGCCAATGGAGTGAGGCTGCCGGTGTCAACGGATCTGGCATCCTCAGTACCAAAGCGAAGGTCTATGCCCTGGGGAATTCTGCCGGATTGCGGGCTTGCGATCGCCTCACCCAGGCCGAATTTAGCTACACCGCCAAGATTGAAGACGGTTCCAGTTGGGGTAGTCGCACTGCCTGGGGTTTAGATCAACTGCCCATCGAGCAAATCGTTTTGGGGACCATTCAACAAGCAAGGCTCTCCCAAAAGCCGCGCCGCGTGGAACCTGGCACTTACCCAGTGGTATTAGGGGCAGGGGCCGTGGCGAATCTGGTGCCGCGTCTGGTGTGGTCCATGTCGGCTCGGGCTGCAGCGGAGGGACGTAGTTTTTTCAGTAATGCCGACGGCGGCGATCGCCTAGGAGAAAAACTGTTTAGTTCTTTGATAAATCTAGCCCGCGACCCGGCTCACCCACTGCTCCAAACCAGTGCTTTTGGCGGTGAGGGTCTGCCTTGTGACCATTTGGCGATCGCCACCGATGGCGTCCCGGTCAACCTCAGTTATGACCGTTACTGGGCGAAAAAAACAGGTAGAACACCGACAGGGAGCTTTTTCCCGCTGGTGATGGCGGGCAGTGACCAGAGCCTAGCGGATTTGATCGCCCAGACAGAACGGGGCATCTTTATTAACCGCGCCTGGTACGTGCAAACGGTAAACAGCAAAACCCTAGAATTTACGGGCATGACCAGAGATGGCACCTTTTGGATTGAAAACGGGAAACTCGCCTACCCGATTTATAATCTGCGCTTTAACCAATCCCTGCCCGATTTACTATGTGACGTGGAGGCGATCGCCTTCCCAGAACGCCATGGCAGCACTGTTGTCCCGGCCCTGAAGGCGAAAAACTTTCACTTCAGCAGCATTACAGAAAGCATTTAG
- a CDS encoding TPR-repeat protein: MTELTTEQRFEAALKRYDAGESPDALLPEFLEICTLEPKNAAAWSCVAWLHLLRGKADLALPAAQRSVRIDHRNPQAHVNLALALLGTGGKGVRKHIELVQKVMDFSEEVRQDIFENIEDGLQRKPDWQELTKVKNWLSE, encoded by the coding sequence ATGACCGAATTAACTACTGAACAGCGCTTTGAAGCTGCGTTGAAACGTTACGATGCCGGCGAAAGCCCCGATGCTCTCCTGCCAGAGTTTTTAGAAATCTGCACCCTCGAGCCCAAAAATGCCGCCGCCTGGAGCTGTGTCGCTTGGTTGCATCTCCTGCGGGGAAAAGCGGATCTGGCTTTACCAGCGGCTCAACGGAGCGTCAGAATTGACCATCGCAACCCCCAAGCCCATGTGAACTTGGCCCTTGCTCTGTTAGGGACTGGCGGTAAAGGCGTCCGTAAGCATATTGAATTAGTGCAAAAAGTGATGGATTTTAGTGAAGAAGTCCGCCAAGATATTTTTGAAAATATCGAAGATGGCCTCCAGCGTAAGCCAGACTGGCAGGAACTGACGAAGGTTAAAAATTGGCTTTCTGAATAG
- the sufA_1 gene encoding FeS cluster assembly accessory/regulatory protein — translation MTQTTTAPSIQLTEAALKHVLMLREQQGQDLWLRVGVRQGGCSGMSYMMDFDHPENVGEHDEVFDYADGFKIICDRKSLLYLYGLVLDYSNAMIGGGFQFTNPNANQTCGCGKSFGV, via the coding sequence ATGACACAAACAACCACTGCCCCCAGTATCCAACTCACCGAAGCCGCCCTCAAGCATGTCCTGATGCTCCGGGAACAACAGGGCCAAGACCTCTGGTTACGGGTCGGTGTGCGCCAGGGAGGATGTTCCGGGATGTCTTACATGATGGACTTTGATCACCCCGAAAATGTCGGCGAACATGATGAAGTCTTTGACTATGCCGATGGCTTTAAGATCATTTGCGATCGCAAAAGCTTACTCTACCTTTACGGGCTCGTCCTAGACTACAGCAACGCGATGATTGGCGGTGGCTTCCAGTTCACCAATCCCAACGCCAACCAGACCTGTGGTTGCGGGAAATCTTTTGGGGTTTAA
- a CDS encoding Na+/H+ antiporter has translation MADSFALTLQIIIAVFAGISAQVCGEFLKIPSIVLLLVFGIALGGDGFGVLHPSEFGVGLEVLVALAVAVILFEGGLNLKLKELSEVSGSLRNLVTIGTMITLVGGGLAAHYLAEFPWAIAFLYGALVVVTGPTVVGPLLKQVNVDRKVATLLEGEGVLIDPVGAILAVVVLDTMLNVDAGFTQVFVGLVLRLGIGAIIGAGGGWLIGQFLRLATFLSEDLKNLLVLAGIWGLFGFAQSVRDESGLMTVVVAGLVLRAFSIPEERLLRRFKSQLTVLCVSVLFILLAADLSIASIFALGWGSFFAVAALMFVVRPISVALCTINSDLNWQQKFFVAWVAPRGIVSASVASLFAIILTEKGFNGGASIKALVFLTILMTVFIQGLSAKWIAKQLKITAGTARGAVIVGSNPLSRLLARLFQQQGESVVIIDTDPQACEVARTEQLEVYQSSALDGDVLEEIGISSMGAFVALTTNGEVNLVLAQRVVEEFQPPKVMAFFEQGDQENTIANKSKISQAFGGGFSVKTWNQYLLDRQVKLGKTTITAQEKQTPLPFQALIDSGQLLPLVIRRQGTLVVMRSLEDLKVDDELIYLLHSPQTAALPNFSGHPQTINFPLETLAEVENLAPLPQTPSTSPTA, from the coding sequence ATGGCAGATTCCTTCGCCCTGACATTGCAAATCATCATCGCTGTCTTTGCCGGCATTAGTGCCCAGGTGTGTGGTGAGTTTCTCAAAATTCCCAGCATTGTGCTCCTCTTGGTCTTCGGCATCGCCCTTGGGGGTGATGGCTTCGGGGTGCTCCATCCCAGTGAATTTGGTGTTGGCCTGGAGGTCTTGGTGGCCCTAGCGGTGGCGGTTATTCTCTTTGAGGGCGGTCTAAACCTCAAGCTTAAAGAATTAAGCGAAGTGTCGGGTAGTCTCCGCAATCTCGTGACCATCGGGACGATGATCACCCTTGTGGGGGGAGGCCTCGCCGCCCACTACCTCGCGGAATTTCCCTGGGCGATCGCCTTTTTGTACGGCGCTTTAGTCGTCGTGACCGGGCCGACAGTGGTGGGGCCACTCCTCAAGCAAGTAAATGTTGACCGCAAAGTTGCCACCCTCCTTGAGGGGGAAGGTGTATTGATTGATCCGGTGGGTGCAATTCTCGCCGTTGTGGTGCTCGATACCATGCTCAATGTTGACGCTGGTTTTACCCAAGTGTTTGTGGGTCTGGTTCTGCGTTTGGGTATTGGGGCGATCATTGGCGCTGGCGGCGGTTGGCTCATTGGGCAATTTTTGCGCCTTGCAACCTTCCTTTCCGAAGACCTCAAAAATTTGTTGGTGTTGGCAGGAATTTGGGGGTTATTTGGGTTTGCCCAATCTGTGCGCGATGAATCAGGGCTGATGACAGTCGTCGTGGCAGGGCTTGTTCTCAGAGCCTTTTCTATTCCTGAAGAGCGCTTGTTACGGCGGTTTAAAAGTCAATTAACCGTTCTCTGCGTCTCGGTGCTGTTTATTTTACTCGCCGCAGATTTATCCATCGCCAGTATCTTTGCCTTGGGTTGGGGGAGCTTTTTCGCCGTGGCGGCCCTGATGTTTGTGGTGCGCCCTATCAGTGTTGCCCTTTGTACGATCAACAGTGATTTAAACTGGCAGCAAAAATTTTTTGTCGCTTGGGTTGCCCCTAGAGGAATCGTTTCTGCTTCCGTGGCGTCCCTATTTGCCATTATTTTGACTGAGAAAGGGTTCAATGGGGGAGCCTCCATTAAAGCCCTGGTTTTTCTGACGATTTTGATGACGGTCTTTATCCAAGGGCTGTCGGCCAAGTGGATTGCGAAGCAGCTCAAGATCACTGCTGGCACGGCACGGGGGGCAGTTATTGTTGGTTCGAATCCCCTCAGCCGCCTTCTGGCGCGACTGTTTCAACAGCAGGGGGAATCGGTGGTGATTATCGATACTGACCCCCAGGCCTGCGAGGTGGCCCGGACAGAGCAGCTGGAAGTGTACCAAAGCAGTGCTCTCGATGGGGATGTACTAGAGGAAATTGGCATTAGTTCCATGGGTGCTTTTGTGGCCTTGACCACCAATGGAGAGGTCAATTTGGTTTTGGCCCAACGGGTTGTTGAGGAGTTTCAGCCCCCCAAGGTGATGGCTTTTTTTGAGCAGGGAGATCAAGAAAATACGATCGCCAACAAAAGCAAAATTAGCCAAGCATTTGGGGGAGGCTTTTCCGTGAAAACATGGAACCAGTATCTCCTCGATCGCCAGGTAAAATTAGGAAAAACAACGATCACTGCCCAGGAAAAACAAACCCCGTTGCCCTTCCAGGCCCTCATCGATAGTGGCCAATTGCTACCCCTGGTTATCCGTCGTCAAGGCACATTGGTCGTGATGCGATCGCTTGAAGATCTCAAAGTAGACGACGAATTAATCTATCTCCTCCATAGCCCCCAAACTGCTGCCCTGCCGAATTTTTCAGGGCATCCCCAAACGATCAATTTCCCCCTAGAAACCCTAGCCGAAGTCGAAAATCTCGCCCCTCTGCCCCAAACCCCAAGCACTTCCCCCACTGCTTGA
- the rubA gene encoding rubredoxin → MSDRPVEKTLAEKAAASYECPSCGYIYNPAKGESRTNTPAGTAFEDLPLIWNCPVCSVDRVQFRNIGAADAPSGFEENLKYGFGVNNLSSNQKNLLIFGAIGLAILFFLSLYGLD, encoded by the coding sequence ATGAGCGATCGCCCCGTAGAAAAAACCCTGGCTGAAAAAGCCGCCGCCAGTTACGAATGTCCCAGTTGCGGCTATATCTACAATCCTGCCAAAGGAGAAAGCCGCACCAATACCCCCGCAGGCACAGCCTTTGAAGACCTGCCCCTCATTTGGAACTGCCCTGTCTGTAGTGTAGACCGCGTTCAGTTTCGCAATATCGGTGCGGCCGATGCCCCCTCTGGATTTGAAGAAAATCTCAAATATGGTTTCGGCGTCAACAACCTCAGTTCCAACCAGAAAAACCTCCTCATTTTTGGGGCCATCGGCCTCGCAATTCTCTTTTTCCTGAGTCTTTATGGCCTAGATTAA
- a CDS encoding hypothetical protein (conserved hypothetical protein, HCF136 like protein) gives MTSSLGLFKSCKKAIAAIAVLILCIGCVQAPTISENPWQEINLNTDSTFANVAFTDDLQRGWLVGTKETLFETTDGGKTWTERIIDLGDEKESFTGVSFSGQEGWITGRPSILLHTDDGGDHWNRIALSNQLPGAPYDIVALGPKTAEMVTDLGAIYKTTDGGKNWKALVEGAVGVARTIERSVDGKYVAVSARGNFYSTWAPGDSEWTPHNRNSSRRLQSMGFNGEDKLWLLARGGVVQFSDDTNPDNADAWSEPVTPQYRNSVGLLHIGYRTPEELWGVGGSGSVVVSKDGGETWFRDEALEKIPTNFYRVVFLNENKGFILGQQGVILRYDTSTEAA, from the coding sequence ATGACTTCATCCTTAGGTCTATTTAAATCCTGCAAAAAGGCGATCGCGGCGATCGCCGTTTTGATTCTCTGTATCGGTTGCGTCCAAGCGCCAACCATCAGCGAAAATCCTTGGCAAGAAATCAACCTCAACACCGACTCTACCTTTGCCAATGTCGCCTTTACCGATGACCTCCAACGGGGGTGGCTTGTGGGAACCAAAGAAACTCTCTTTGAAACCACTGACGGTGGCAAAACTTGGACCGAGCGCATTATCGACCTCGGTGATGAGAAAGAGAGCTTTACTGGTGTAAGTTTCTCTGGCCAAGAAGGTTGGATTACTGGCCGGCCTTCGATCCTGCTTCACACGGACGATGGCGGTGACCATTGGAATCGCATCGCCCTTAGTAACCAGCTTCCTGGCGCTCCCTACGACATCGTTGCCCTTGGCCCAAAAACCGCAGAAATGGTGACTGACCTTGGGGCGATTTATAAGACCACCGATGGCGGCAAAAACTGGAAAGCCCTCGTTGAAGGAGCCGTTGGCGTAGCCAGAACCATTGAACGTTCCGTAGATGGCAAATATGTTGCTGTTTCTGCCCGAGGAAATTTTTATTCCACCTGGGCCCCTGGGGACAGTGAATGGACACCCCATAACCGCAACTCTTCCCGTCGTCTCCAGAGCATGGGCTTTAATGGGGAAGATAAGCTCTGGCTGTTAGCACGGGGTGGGGTAGTACAGTTTAGTGACGATACAAATCCGGACAATGCCGATGCCTGGAGTGAACCCGTCACCCCCCAGTACCGCAACAGTGTTGGCCTGTTACACATTGGGTATCGTACCCCCGAAGAACTCTGGGGTGTTGGCGGCAGTGGTAGCGTTGTTGTCAGCAAAGATGGTGGTGAAACTTGGTTCCGCGATGAAGCCCTAGAAAAAATTCCGACCAATTTTTATCGGGTGGTCTTTCTCAATGAAAACAAAGGGTTTATCTTGGGCCAACAGGGGGTGATTTTGCGGTACGATACATCCACGGAAGCGGCCTAA
- the psbE gene encoding cytochrome b559, alpha subunit (photosystem II subunit PsbE) encodes MAGTTGERPFSDIVTSIRYWVIHSITIPMLFIAGWLFVSTGLAYDTFGTPRPDQYFTETRQEIPIVTDRYKAIDQITDFSK; translated from the coding sequence ATGGCAGGTACTACCGGAGAACGCCCGTTTTCTGACATTGTCACCAGTATTCGCTACTGGGTGATCCACAGCATCACTATTCCGATGCTATTTATTGCTGGCTGGCTTTTTGTGAGCACCGGCTTGGCTTACGACACCTTTGGTACCCCCCGTCCTGACCAGTATTTTACTGAAACTCGCCAAGAGATTCCCATTGTGACGGATCGTTATAAGGCGATCGACCAAATTACTGACTTTAGTAAATAA
- the psbF gene encoding cytochrome b559, beta subunit (photosystem II subunit PsbF), whose protein sequence is MTSGPSNQPVSYPIFTVRWLAVHTLAVPSVFFLGAIAAMQFIQR, encoded by the coding sequence ATGACAAGCGGTCCTTCTAATCAACCCGTTTCTTACCCAATTTTTACCGTCCGTTGGTTGGCGGTTCACACTCTGGCTGTTCCCTCGGTTTTCTTCCTTGGGGCGATCGCCGCTATGCAGTTTATTCAACGCTAG
- the psbL gene encoding photosystem II subunit PsbL has product MERNQNPNRQPVELNRTSLYLGLLLVAVLGILFSSYFFN; this is encoded by the coding sequence ATGGAGAGAAATCAAAACCCCAACCGTCAGCCCGTCGAGCTAAACCGGACTTCTTTGTATCTGGGTTTGCTCTTGGTCGCTGTCCTCGGTATTCTGTTTTCCAGCTACTTCTTTAACTAA
- the psbJ gene encoding photosystem II subunit PsbJ: MSEGGKIPLWIVAVVAGMGVIAVVGIFFYGAYAGVGSAV; this comes from the coding sequence ATGTCTGAAGGCGGAAAAATCCCACTTTGGATCGTTGCAGTTGTCGCTGGTATGGGCGTAATTGCGGTTGTCGGTATCTTTTTCTATGGCGCTTATGCTGGGGTCGGTTCTGCGGTTTAG
- a CDS encoding hypothetical protein (protein of unknown function (DUF1400 family)): protein MGSKPQWGRVWSFGLVSLFTLGFGIGADRAIAAETLRLKLGPIQQRVSLRDLESFANTGQVSGSLQPYGMFLDRNLQQFLQRRLEVEPEMASQFFDQLWRSPTGKQLLAQIQTALPGTSVADLEATVNLVLSQNLDISALTLLRAYPKQELTIDLTTVAGVLLQLNLPNLQNQLLGPRVTTALETPTPRNLPRLDIDPTSLGPQTVRRQSLILQDTQRDRTIPIDIFDSSQPQAQLVILSHGFAANRNFLDYLAVHLASHGYTVVTLDHPGSNIQSLFRANVNLDNLLPATEFVDRPKDIQFVLDQLEQINENQTITTRFTTDNVTVIGHSFGGYTALAIAGGIVDPVAVRAHCQRATPLTRAPGDWLQCAAAQLPYDRLNLRDERVKQAIALNPLSDQIFGENGLANIAIPTLIVAGTKDTITPSLTHQLRPFQQLGSEKYLVVADGATHMSVTDLNSRDSLFAQSALVPEVMGNAAEPVRQMLRGVSLSFLARHQSNGQDFQQFLTGGYVQSLSRGGIQLRLTEIITPELERFLSRLPQNPEPNLGHSQVRQAAFLNFGRSPASQTAPTYPHGTITQSFAPLMANGIGPTDNFDVLYQKP from the coding sequence ATGGGGAGCAAGCCGCAATGGGGCCGGGTGTGGAGCTTCGGCCTGGTCAGTCTTTTTACTTTAGGATTTGGTATTGGGGCAGATCGGGCGATCGCCGCTGAGACACTGCGACTCAAGTTGGGGCCAATCCAGCAGCGGGTATCCCTGAGGGATCTAGAAAGTTTTGCAAATACAGGCCAAGTGTCAGGGAGTTTGCAGCCCTATGGCATGTTTTTGGACCGCAATCTCCAACAATTTTTGCAGCGCCGTTTGGAAGTTGAGCCGGAAATGGCAAGTCAATTTTTCGATCAATTGTGGCGATCGCCGACAGGGAAGCAACTATTAGCACAAATCCAAACCGCTCTCCCTGGCACTTCTGTGGCGGATCTAGAAGCAACGGTTAACCTTGTACTCAGCCAAAACCTAGACATTAGCGCCCTGACGCTTTTACGGGCTTACCCAAAACAAGAACTGACTATTGATCTGACAACGGTAGCTGGGGTTTTACTCCAGCTCAATTTACCCAACCTGCAAAATCAACTCCTTGGCCCCAGGGTAACCACCGCCCTGGAAACCCCAACGCCCCGTAATTTACCCCGTCTGGATATTGACCCCACTAGCTTGGGCCCCCAGACGGTGCGTAGACAAAGCTTGATTCTTCAGGACACCCAGCGCGATCGCACCATTCCCATTGATATTTTTGATAGCTCTCAACCCCAAGCCCAACTGGTGATTTTGTCCCATGGGTTTGCGGCGAATCGAAATTTTCTCGATTACCTCGCCGTACATCTGGCTTCCCATGGCTATACGGTAGTAACCCTTGACCACCCAGGGAGTAATATCCAATCTCTGTTTCGCGCCAATGTCAATTTAGATAACCTCCTCCCTGCGACAGAATTTGTTGATCGCCCTAAGGATATTCAATTTGTCTTGGATCAACTAGAACAAATTAATGAAAATCAAACGATTACCACTCGTTTCACCACGGACAATGTGACGGTGATTGGCCATTCTTTTGGGGGGTACACGGCCCTGGCGATCGCCGGTGGTATTGTCGATCCGGTAGCGGTACGGGCCCACTGCCAGCGGGCGACGCCCCTCACCCGTGCCCCTGGGGACTGGCTCCAATGTGCGGCGGCGCAGCTCCCCTACGACCGTTTAAATTTGCGAGATGAGCGAGTAAAGCAGGCGATCGCCCTCAATCCTCTCAGTGATCAAATTTTTGGAGAAAACGGTTTAGCCAATATCGCCATTCCCACCCTGATTGTCGCTGGCACAAAAGATACGATCACCCCGAGTCTTACCCACCAACTCAGGCCTTTTCAGCAGTTGGGGAGTGAAAAATATCTGGTGGTCGCCGATGGAGCCACCCACATGAGTGTCACCGACCTCAACAGTCGCGACAGTCTTTTTGCCCAGAGTGCCCTAGTTCCGGAGGTAATGGGTAATGCCGCTGAACCGGTGCGTCAAATGTTGCGGGGGGTCAGTTTAAGCTTCCTGGCCCGGCACCAGAGCAATGGCCAAGATTTCCAGCAATTCCTCACGGGGGGCTATGTGCAATCCTTATCGCGGGGCGGCATTCAATTGCGCTTGACGGAGATCATCACCCCAGAGCTGGAACGGTTTTTGAGTCGACTGCCCCAAAACCCTGAACCTAATCTCGGTCACTCCCAAGTGCGGCAGGCTGCTTTTTTGAACTTTGGGCGATCGCCTGCCAGCCAAACTGCCCCAACCTATCCCCATGGCACCATTACCCAAAGTTTTGCTCCCTTGATGGCAAATGGGATAGGGCCAACGGATAATTTTGATGTCTTGTATCAAAAACCCTAA